The Rhodopseudomonas palustris genome window below encodes:
- a CDS encoding ABC transporter substrate-binding protein — MSDDAVSPSARSLAAQSRTKLSRRQFVAATAITSAALVTAPYVRGAHAAGKLTMGFWDHWVPGANNTCTELVKQWGEKEKVEVSIDYIPSQGNKNLLTIAAEAQAKSGHDILSMPTWWPHANAELIEPVNDLMEDLIKQNGKVNNTVEYLAKRDGKWLAVPSCIGSQIKGPCTRIDLLKKHANLDIQAMYPAGSEPKDDDWNMETFLKAAEACHKAGVPFGIGLGETSDSVDSAGAFFQAFGAQLVDSKGNVTVKTDEVRQVLEFYKKLMAFLPADVTAWDDSSNNKWIVSGRGAMIMNPPSAWAVAKRDAPQVAEQLWTHGFPKGPKGRYAPFLPFFWTTWTFSKNKEAAKSLLRHLSQPDSIEKLVAASGGYDLPAFANLTKLKVWAEQAPPKGTLFSYPDPYQRQTLSIAASPAPPKIAQQIYAQATLTKMCVRHYQGEAMEKTLAWAEGECEGFMRS; from the coding sequence ATGTCGGATGATGCCGTGTCGCCCTCTGCAAGATCGCTCGCTGCCCAATCCCGGACCAAGCTCAGCCGCCGCCAGTTCGTCGCCGCCACCGCCATCACTTCGGCGGCGCTGGTCACCGCACCCTACGTCCGCGGCGCCCACGCCGCCGGCAAACTGACGATGGGGTTCTGGGACCATTGGGTCCCCGGCGCCAACAACACCTGCACCGAACTCGTCAAGCAATGGGGCGAGAAGGAGAAGGTCGAGGTCTCGATCGACTACATCCCGAGCCAGGGCAACAAGAACCTGCTCACCATCGCAGCCGAGGCGCAGGCGAAATCCGGCCACGACATCCTGTCGATGCCGACCTGGTGGCCGCACGCCAACGCCGAACTGATCGAGCCCGTCAACGACCTGATGGAAGACCTGATCAAGCAGAACGGCAAGGTCAACAACACCGTCGAATATCTCGCCAAGCGCGACGGCAAATGGCTCGCGGTGCCGTCCTGCATCGGCAGCCAGATCAAGGGGCCGTGCACGCGCATCGACCTGTTGAAGAAGCACGCCAATCTCGACATCCAGGCGATGTACCCGGCCGGCAGCGAGCCGAAGGACGACGACTGGAATATGGAGACGTTCCTGAAGGCGGCGGAGGCCTGCCACAAGGCCGGCGTGCCGTTCGGCATCGGACTCGGCGAGACCTCCGACAGCGTCGACAGCGCCGGCGCGTTCTTCCAGGCGTTCGGCGCGCAGCTCGTCGACAGCAAGGGCAACGTCACGGTGAAGACCGACGAGGTCCGTCAGGTGCTCGAATTCTACAAGAAGCTGATGGCGTTCCTGCCGGCCGACGTCACCGCCTGGGACGATTCGTCGAACAACAAATGGATCGTGTCCGGCCGCGGCGCGATGATCATGAACCCGCCGAGCGCCTGGGCGGTCGCCAAGCGCGACGCGCCGCAGGTCGCCGAGCAGCTCTGGACCCACGGCTTCCCGAAGGGGCCGAAGGGCCGCTACGCGCCGTTCCTGCCGTTCTTCTGGACCACCTGGACGTTCTCCAAGAACAAGGAGGCGGCCAAGAGCCTGCTGCGGCACCTGTCGCAGCCGGACTCGATCGAGAAACTGGTGGCGGCGTCGGGCGGCTACGACCTGCCGGCCTTCGCCAACCTGACCAAGCTCAAGGTCTGGGCCGAGCAGGCGCCGCCGAAGGGCACGCTGTTCAGCTATCCCGATCCGTATCAGCGCCAGACGCTGTCGATCGCCGCATCGCCGGCGCCGCCGAAGATCGCGCAGCAGATCTACGCCCAGGCGACGCTGACCAAGATGTGCGTGCGCCACTATCAGGGCGAGGCGATGGAGAAGACGCTCGCCTGGGCCGAAGGCGAGTGCGAGGGCTTCATGCGAAGCTGA
- a CDS encoding DMT family transporter, whose protein sequence is MSDPSPAAAPPRVATGGLVLLAVTSVAWGLSWPVSKYVISEWPPLPARGLPGLAGSLLLFAYAALRGDSLLVPRALWGRLAVSAFFNVTLWMVVMGLALLWMPAGETAVIGYSMPVWTALLAWPLLGERPTGRRVLALVLGFGGIAALMGADGFAASTAKLPGVALALTGAIGFALGTIFLKRFPIKLPGATSAAWQIGLGCIPVTAVGFAFEVPSLDALSPYGWAGLAYLTLIQFCLAYLCWFAALQRLSASVAAIGTMSVPVIGVVASAIALHEPLGLGQIAALVLTLAGVALATRS, encoded by the coding sequence ATGTCCGACCCATCTCCCGCCGCCGCGCCGCCGCGCGTGGCGACCGGCGGCCTCGTCCTGCTCGCCGTCACCTCGGTGGCGTGGGGGCTGTCCTGGCCGGTGTCGAAATATGTGATCTCGGAATGGCCGCCGCTGCCGGCGCGCGGCCTGCCCGGGCTGGCCGGCTCGCTGCTGCTGTTCGCCTATGCGGCGCTGCGCGGCGACTCGCTGCTTGTGCCGCGGGCGCTGTGGGGGCGGCTGGCGGTGTCGGCGTTCTTCAACGTCACGCTGTGGATGGTGGTGATGGGGCTGGCGCTCTTATGGATGCCGGCCGGCGAGACCGCGGTGATCGGCTATTCGATGCCGGTGTGGACCGCGCTGCTGGCGTGGCCGCTGCTCGGCGAGCGGCCGACGGGGCGGCGCGTGCTGGCGCTGGTGTTGGGGTTCGGCGGCATCGCGGCGCTGATGGGGGCGGACGGCTTTGCCGCCAGCACCGCGAAGCTGCCGGGCGTGGCGCTGGCGCTGACCGGCGCGATCGGCTTCGCGCTCGGCACCATCTTCCTGAAGCGGTTCCCGATCAAGCTTCCGGGCGCGACCTCGGCGGCGTGGCAGATCGGGCTCGGCTGCATTCCGGTGACCGCGGTCGGCTTCGCCTTCGAAGTGCCGTCGCTCGACGCGCTGTCGCCCTATGGCTGGGCGGGGCTGGCTTATCTGACGCTGATCCAGTTCTGCCTGGCCTATCTGTGCTGGTTCGCCGCATTGCAGCGGCTGTCGGCCTCGGTCGCGGCGATCGGCACCATGTCGGTGCCGGTGATCGGCGTGGTGGCCTCGGCGATCGCGCTGCACGAGCCGCTCGGCCTCGGCCAGATCGCGGCCCTGGTGCTGACGCTCGCCGGCGTCGCGCTGGCGACGCGGTCGTAG
- a CDS encoding sugar ABC transporter permease encodes MVDIPYQPGRVAAASTRRRRGGLAAMMKRKSMVAFLMALPLIVLIGVLVVYPAFYAVHLSTLNKSMQRFVGFDNFLFLFKRDTFWLVVQQSCIFAITAVVFKALLGFIVAHFVHNVPAKGQRKWRGMLLVPWVIPPAMSTLAWLWLFDPSYSAFNYTLGMFGIGPIPWTGDASWARFSVILVNIWYGAPFFMIMYLAALKSVPEQLYEAAAIDGANWWQKLWYVTLPMMRNIIAITTLFSLIVTFANFDIVRILTAGGPLDHTHIFATWAFRIGIEGSDIPLGASVSLFMLPILGVAAIFILRDINKRGNES; translated from the coding sequence ATGGTCGACATTCCGTACCAGCCGGGCAGGGTCGCCGCGGCGTCCACCCGCCGCCGGCGCGGCGGGCTGGCGGCGATGATGAAGCGCAAATCGATGGTGGCGTTCCTGATGGCGCTGCCGCTGATCGTGCTGATCGGGGTGCTGGTGGTCTATCCGGCGTTCTACGCGGTGCACCTGTCGACGCTGAACAAGTCGATGCAGCGCTTCGTCGGCTTCGACAATTTCCTGTTCCTGTTCAAACGCGACACCTTCTGGCTGGTGGTGCAGCAGAGCTGCATCTTCGCGATCACCGCCGTGGTGTTCAAGGCGCTGCTCGGCTTCATCGTCGCGCATTTCGTCCACAACGTGCCGGCCAAGGGCCAGCGCAAATGGCGCGGCATGCTGCTGGTGCCGTGGGTGATCCCGCCGGCGATGTCGACGCTGGCCTGGCTGTGGCTGTTCGACCCGTCCTATTCGGCGTTCAACTACACGCTCGGGATGTTCGGAATCGGCCCGATCCCGTGGACCGGCGACGCGTCCTGGGCGCGATTCTCGGTCATTCTGGTCAATATCTGGTACGGCGCGCCGTTCTTCATGATTATGTATCTGGCGGCGCTGAAATCGGTGCCGGAGCAGCTCTACGAAGCGGCGGCGATCGACGGCGCCAATTGGTGGCAGAAGCTCTGGTATGTGACGCTGCCGATGATGCGAAACATCATCGCCATCACCACGCTGTTCTCGCTGATCGTCACTTTCGCCAATTTCGACATCGTCCGCATCCTCACCGCCGGCGGCCCGCTCGACCACACCCACATCTTCGCGACCTGGGCGTTCCGGATCGGGATCGAGGGTTCGGACATTCCGCTCGGCGCCAGCGTGTCGCTGTTCATGCTGCCGATCCTCGGCGTCGCGGCGATCTTCATCCTCCGTGACATCAACAAGCGCGGGAACGAAAGCTGA
- a CDS encoding vitamin B12-dependent ribonucleotide reductase, translating to MKIERRYTTDGQSPYAAIQFRLTTSEIRNPDGSVVFRLENVEVPEAWSQVASDVLAQKYFRKAGVAARLKRVEEETVPSWLWRSVPDTEALAALPEAERFVSEHSSKQVFDRLAGCWTYWGWKGDYFSSEDDARAFYDELRYMLASQMVAPNSPQWFNTGLHWAYGVDGPGQGHYYVDYKTGKLTKSKSAYEHPQPHACFIQGIEDDLVNEGGIMDLWVREARLFKYGSGTGSNFSRLRGEGERLSGGGRSSGLMSFLKIGDRAAGAIKSGGTTRRAAKMVVVDADHPDIEAYIDWKVKEEQKVAALVTGSKLNQKHLKAILKACVNCQGSGDDCFDPDKNPALRREVKIARRALVTDAMIKRVIQYAKQGYKEIDFPIYDTDWDSEAYLTVSGQNSNNSVSLKDDFLRAVETDGDWNLTSRTTKKVMKTLKARDLWEKIGTAAWASADPGLHFNTTMNDWHTCKASGDIRASNPCSEYMFLDDTACNLASANLLTFYDTTANVFDLPAYEHLCRLWTVVLEISVLMAQFPSKQIAELSYEFRTLGLGFANIGGLLMTMGLSYDSKEGRALCGALSAIMTGVSYATSAEMAQKLGPFPGYKKNAAHMLRVIRNHRRAAHGESRGYEALSVAPVPLDHAGCPIPEAIAHAKAAWDRALELGELHGYRNAQVSVVAPTGTIGLVMDCDTTGIEPDFALVKFKKLAGGGYWKIINRAVPAALRILGYPENQIAEIEAYAVGHGSLSNAPAINVSTLKAKGFTDEALAKVEAALPTAFDIKFAFNKWTFGEDFLRETLKLEAEAIAAPNFDLLAAIGFSKREIEAANIHICGAMTVEGAPHLKAEHYSVFDCANPCGKVGKRYLSVESHIRMMAAAQPFISGAISKTINMPNDATVEDCKSAYMLSWKLALKANALYRDGSKLSQPLNSQLIADDDEDDDALDNFLEKPMAARTAQISEKVVERLVERIVVMREREKMPDRRKGYTQKAVVGGHKVYLRTGEYDDGRIGEIFIDMHKEGAALRSFINNFAIAVSLGLQYGVPLEEYVDAFTFTRFEPAGPVQGNDSIKYATSILDYVFRELAVSYMGRFDLAHVDPSETGFDAIGKGVDEGKAPEGSTPGQHAATKYLSKGLTRSRTDNLVVMRSAPAAPDGGSAPVKMAYSQPDTHAKSTSRIGDVLEGATALKQEADHDLSPTEKLEALQWSRAGAAAATQPAASKAERRAEAKARGYEGDSCGECGNFTLVRNGTCMKCDTCGSTTGCS from the coding sequence ATGAAGATCGAACGGCGCTACACCACCGACGGCCAGTCACCCTACGCGGCGATTCAGTTCCGGCTGACGACGAGCGAGATCCGCAATCCGGACGGCTCCGTGGTGTTCCGCCTCGAGAATGTCGAAGTGCCCGAGGCCTGGTCGCAGGTCGCCTCCGACGTGCTGGCGCAGAAATATTTCCGCAAGGCCGGCGTCGCCGCGCGCTTGAAGAGGGTCGAGGAAGAGACCGTGCCGTCCTGGCTGTGGCGCTCGGTGCCGGACACCGAGGCGCTCGCCGCCCTGCCCGAGGCCGAGCGCTTCGTTTCCGAACATTCCTCCAAGCAGGTGTTCGATCGCCTCGCCGGCTGCTGGACCTATTGGGGTTGGAAGGGCGACTACTTCTCGTCCGAGGACGACGCCCGCGCGTTCTACGACGAGCTGCGCTACATGCTGGCGTCGCAGATGGTCGCGCCGAATTCGCCGCAATGGTTCAACACCGGCCTGCACTGGGCCTACGGCGTCGACGGCCCCGGCCAGGGCCACTATTACGTCGACTACAAGACCGGCAAGCTGACCAAGTCGAAATCCGCCTACGAGCACCCGCAGCCGCACGCCTGCTTCATCCAGGGCATCGAGGACGACCTCGTCAACGAGGGCGGCATCATGGACCTGTGGGTGCGTGAGGCGCGGCTGTTCAAATACGGCTCCGGCACCGGCTCCAACTTCTCCCGCCTGCGCGGCGAAGGCGAGCGGCTGTCCGGCGGCGGCCGCTCCTCGGGCCTGATGAGCTTCCTCAAGATCGGCGACCGCGCCGCCGGCGCGATCAAGAGCGGCGGCACCACGCGGCGCGCCGCCAAGATGGTCGTGGTCGACGCCGACCATCCGGATATCGAGGCCTATATCGACTGGAAGGTGAAGGAGGAGCAGAAGGTCGCCGCCCTCGTCACCGGCTCCAAGCTCAACCAGAAGCACCTCAAGGCGATCCTGAAGGCCTGCGTCAACTGCCAGGGCTCCGGCGACGACTGCTTCGACCCCGACAAGAACCCGGCGCTGCGCCGCGAGGTCAAGATCGCGCGCCGCGCGCTGGTCACCGACGCGATGATCAAGCGCGTCATCCAGTACGCCAAGCAGGGCTACAAGGAGATCGACTTCCCGATCTACGACACCGATTGGGATAGCGAGGCCTACCTCACCGTCTCCGGCCAGAACTCCAACAACTCGGTGTCGCTGAAGGACGACTTTTTGCGCGCGGTGGAGACGGATGGGGACTGGAATCTGACCAGCCGCACCACCAAAAAGGTGATGAAGACGCTGAAGGCCCGCGATCTCTGGGAGAAGATCGGCACCGCCGCCTGGGCCAGCGCCGATCCCGGCCTGCACTTCAACACCACGATGAACGACTGGCACACCTGCAAGGCCTCGGGCGACATTCGCGCGTCGAATCCGTGCTCGGAATACATGTTCCTCGACGACACCGCCTGCAATCTGGCCTCGGCCAACCTGCTGACCTTCTACGACACCACCGCCAATGTGTTCGACCTGCCCGCCTATGAGCATCTGTGCCGGCTGTGGACCGTGGTGCTGGAAATCTCGGTGCTGATGGCGCAGTTCCCGTCCAAGCAGATTGCGGAGCTGTCTTACGAGTTCCGCACGCTCGGCCTCGGCTTCGCCAATATCGGCGGCCTGCTGATGACCATGGGCCTCAGCTACGACTCCAAGGAAGGCCGCGCGCTGTGCGGCGCGCTCTCCGCAATCATGACCGGCGTATCGTATGCGACCTCGGCCGAAATGGCCCAGAAGCTCGGCCCGTTCCCCGGCTACAAGAAGAACGCCGCCCATATGCTGCGCGTGATCCGCAATCACCGCCGCGCTGCCCATGGCGAGAGCCGCGGCTATGAGGCGCTGTCGGTGGCCCCGGTGCCGCTCGACCATGCCGGCTGCCCGATCCCCGAAGCGATCGCGCATGCCAAAGCGGCGTGGGACCGCGCGCTCGAACTCGGCGAACTGCACGGCTATCGCAACGCGCAGGTCTCGGTGGTGGCGCCGACCGGCACCATCGGCCTCGTCATGGATTGCGACACCACCGGCATCGAGCCCGATTTCGCGCTGGTGAAGTTCAAGAAGCTCGCCGGCGGCGGCTACTGGAAGATCATCAACCGCGCCGTGCCGGCGGCCTTGCGCATCCTCGGCTATCCGGAAAACCAGATCGCCGAGATCGAGGCCTACGCGGTCGGCCACGGCTCGCTCAGCAACGCGCCGGCGATCAACGTCTCGACGTTGAAGGCTAAGGGCTTCACCGACGAGGCGCTGGCGAAGGTCGAGGCCGCGCTGCCGACCGCCTTCGACATCAAATTCGCCTTCAACAAATGGACCTTCGGCGAGGACTTCCTGCGCGAGACGCTGAAGCTCGAAGCCGAGGCGATCGCCGCGCCGAACTTCGACCTGCTCGCCGCGATCGGCTTTTCCAAGCGCGAGATCGAGGCCGCCAATATCCACATCTGCGGCGCCATGACCGTGGAAGGCGCGCCGCACCTGAAGGCCGAGCACTACAGCGTGTTCGATTGTGCCAATCCCTGCGGCAAGGTCGGCAAGCGCTATCTGTCGGTCGAGAGCCACATCCGGATGATGGCGGCGGCGCAGCCGTTCATCTCGGGTGCGATCTCTAAGACCATCAACATGCCGAACGACGCCACGGTGGAGGATTGCAAGTCCGCCTACATGCTGTCGTGGAAGCTCGCGCTGAAGGCCAACGCGCTGTATCGCGACGGCTCGAAACTGTCGCAGCCGCTGAACTCGCAGCTGATTGCCGACGACGACGAGGACGACGACGCGCTCGACAATTTCCTGGAGAAGCCGATGGCGGCGCGCACCGCCCAGATCTCCGAGAAGGTGGTGGAGCGCCTGGTCGAGCGCATCGTGGTGATGCGCGAGCGCGAGAAGATGCCGGATCGCCGCAAGGGTTACACCCAGAAGGCGGTGGTCGGCGGCCACAAGGTCTATCTGCGCACCGGCGAATATGACGACGGCCGGATCGGCGAGATCTTCATCGACATGCACAAGGAAGGCGCGGCCCTCCGCTCCTTCATCAACAATTTTGCGATCGCGGTGTCGCTCGGCCTGCAATACGGCGTGCCGCTCGAGGAATATGTCGACGCCTTCACCTTCACGAGGTTCGAGCCCGCCGGCCCGGTCCAGGGCAACGACTCGATCAAGTACGCGACCTCGATCCTCGACTACGTGTTCCGCGAACTCGCCGTCAGCTACATGGGCCGCTTCGACCTCGCCCATGTCGACCCGAGCGAGACCGGCTTCGACGCCATCGGCAAGGGCGTCGACGAAGGCAAGGCGCCGGAAGGCTCCACGCCGGGCCAGCACGCCGCGACCAAATATCTGTCGAAGGGCCTCACCCGCTCGCGCACCGACAATCTGGTGGTGATGCGCAGCGCGCCGGCCGCGCCCGACGGCGGCTCAGCGCCGGTCAAGATGGCCTACTCGCAGCCGGACACCCACGCCAAGTCGACCTCCCGCATCGGCGACGTCCTCGAAGGCGCCACCGCGCTGAAGCAGGAAGCCGACCACGATCTGTCGCCGACCGAAAAGCTCGAAGCCCTGCAATGGAGCCGCGCCGGCGCCGCCGCCGCGACCCAGCCCGCAGCCTCGAAAGCCGAACGCCGCGCCGAAGCCAAGGCGCGGGGCTACGAGGGCGACAGCTGCGGCGAATGCGGGAATTTCACGCTGGTGCGGAACGGGACTTGTATG